One Candidatus Paceibacterota bacterium DNA segment encodes these proteins:
- the mnmA gene encoding tRNA 2-thiouridine(34) synthase MnmA, giving the protein MRVKKVFVGMSGGVDSSVAAALLQERGFAVTGVFLKPWQPEGVRCLWEEDRADALRVATRLGIPFETWDVAEEYGKRVGKVMLDAYARGETPNPDVLCNQEIKFGIFYDQARARGADAIATGHYARIEEKSGIFSLHTGRDAQKDQSYFLWTLRQDQLPHVIFPIGDMQKRDVRVFAKERGLGTHDKKDSQGVCFIGAFDMHDFLQRHIPTQRGPILDESGAQIGMHDGVQLYTIGQRHGLALGGQKTPLYVVSKDVAHNTITVGPREHAQASRITMTDIHWMDTAPSFPVSCEVRIRYRAPVTTCSVYADGTCIFTQPQQGVAVGQSAVLYRDSRVLGGGIITAVGA; this is encoded by the coding sequence GTGCGTGTGAAAAAGGTGTTTGTGGGCATGTCAGGTGGCGTTGATTCGTCTGTCGCAGCCGCGCTTTTACAAGAGCGTGGTTTTGCTGTTACCGGTGTTTTTCTCAAACCATGGCAACCGGAAGGTGTGCGGTGTCTATGGGAAGAAGATCGAGCAGATGCGCTTCGTGTCGCAACGCGTCTTGGCATCCCATTTGAAACATGGGACGTCGCTGAAGAGTATGGCAAGCGTGTCGGCAAGGTCATGTTAGATGCATATGCACGAGGAGAAACCCCAAATCCTGACGTGCTGTGTAACCAGGAGATTAAATTTGGTATTTTTTATGATCAGGCACGCGCTCGTGGCGCCGATGCGATAGCGACTGGACATTACGCGCGCATTGAAGAGAAGAGCGGTATTTTTTCACTGCACACCGGCCGTGACGCTCAAAAAGATCAGTCATATTTCCTCTGGACGCTGCGCCAAGATCAGCTTCCTCACGTCATTTTCCCAATTGGTGACATGCAAAAGAGAGATGTTCGTGTTTTTGCAAAAGAACGAGGCCTCGGTACGCACGACAAAAAAGATAGCCAGGGGGTGTGTTTTATAGGAGCGTTTGATATGCACGATTTTTTACAACGCCACATTCCAACGCAACGCGGCCCCATCCTTGATGAAAGCGGAGCGCAGATAGGGATGCACGACGGTGTGCAGCTCTATACTATTGGTCAGCGTCACGGTCTTGCGCTCGGGGGTCAAAAAACACCGCTCTACGTTGTTTCTAAAGATGTTGCGCACAACACCATCACCGTAGGTCCGCGCGAGCATGCACAGGCATCGCGCATTACTATGACCGACATCCACTGGATGGACACAGCGCCGTCCTTTCCTGTGTCGTGTGAGGTTCGCATTCGCTATCGTGCGCCCGTGACAACATGTTCTGTGTATGCAGATGGAACGTGTATATTCACACAGCCACAACAGGGAGTTGCGGTGGGCCAATCTGCGGTATTGTATCGTGATTCTCGCGTGCTTGGCGGCGGTATCATCACTGCGGTTGGGGCTTAG
- a CDS encoding NAD(+)/NADH kinase, which yields MRHKAIRSVSILQRPSSARAMTWTKKIRAHIARHHPRVNVLEPHTCPDAVIALGGDATIMHAAKLCRSKHTRVLGLHVGTLGFLAAERDPRNFLTAVDALLAGDVRIEKRHALTARIIRSKKIIAKWDIMNDVVIHNPLGIVSLDVSIDHQRIQTIRGSGVLVSTASGSTAYNLSAHGPIVSPEMPCMIITELLDHNTPTPSVVIDTKHTTSIRITDFRIRHALTLAGTQELANVVAIGDGSELVSLQKEDTIEVTRGTFPTLFAHTHEHHFFQTLHDAFSFR from the coding sequence ATGCGCCACAAGGCTATTCGTTCTGTCTCCATCCTCCAACGCCCATCAAGTGCTCGCGCGATGACATGGACAAAAAAGATCCGCGCACATATTGCGCGACACCATCCTCGCGTCAACGTTCTTGAGCCGCATACGTGCCCCGATGCCGTTATCGCGCTTGGAGGAGACGCGACGATCATGCATGCGGCAAAGCTCTGTCGCAGTAAACATACTCGCGTTTTAGGTCTTCATGTAGGAACACTTGGGTTTCTTGCGGCGGAGCGCGATCCACGAAACTTCTTGACCGCTGTCGACGCGCTCCTTGCAGGAGATGTACGCATTGAAAAGCGACACGCACTTACTGCCCGCATTATTCGGTCCAAAAAGATTATCGCAAAGTGGGATATTATGAATGACGTTGTCATACACAATCCTCTAGGCATTGTCTCGCTTGATGTCTCGATTGATCATCAACGCATTCAGACGATTCGTGGTAGTGGCGTACTCGTAAGTACAGCAAGCGGTTCTACTGCATATAACTTATCAGCACACGGCCCAATCGTATCTCCAGAAATGCCGTGCATGATTATCACCGAACTCCTTGATCACAATACACCAACGCCAAGCGTCGTGATCGACACCAAGCACACAACATCTATTCGTATCACCGACTTTCGCATCCGACATGCTCTCACTTTGGCTGGTACACAAGAGCTCGCGAACGTTGTTGCAATAGGCGATGGATCTGAGCTTGTATCTTTACAGAAAGAAGATACGATAGAGGTGACTCGTGGCACATTCCCTACGTTATTTGCCCATACGCACGAACATCATTTTTTCCAGACACTGCATGATGCATTCTCTTTCCGATAA
- the gpmI gene encoding 2,3-bisphosphoglycerate-independent phosphoglycerate mutase: protein MPYRPVVLAICDGWGFSRQSVGNAIFAAGTTNFDAIGKTYPSTLLQASGKSVGLDWGELGNSEVGHLSLGAGRIVLQYSARIARAIETKTFFANETLERATAHLQKTSGSLHLIGLLTSGTVHASFPLLIALIDYAKQKNITKLYLHLFGDGKDSGLKEAPELLAKVRKHIAESGVGVIATFVGRNFSMDRDNNWDLTAQAYALFTQGTGEKITDLEATLQSYYAKGTNDNAIPPLVLDEKGIVKDGDAIVLFNFREDSIRQLGQMFAQEPFDRVPVKRPQNTFCALMTPYFDQEGLPVVFPAPSIKNNLAEFLSSQGLRQLHVAETQKYAHVTYFFNGLNNTPFPGEDDVLIESHKKAKEHPEMRAKEIADTVVEALQTDEYDFIVLNFANADILAHAGDLEGATKGAKLIDESIGRIRDAVLARNGIMIITSDHGNAESLVYKSTGDIETKHNANPVPFYLIAQEYAGQRTIDHLSETKGDSMGVLGDVAPTIVALMGLQKPPEMSGDSLLPRLF from the coding sequence ATGCCATATCGTCCTGTTGTGCTCGCAATTTGTGATGGGTGGGGTTTCTCTCGGCAAAGCGTTGGCAACGCTATTTTTGCTGCAGGAACCACAAACTTTGATGCTATTGGGAAAACATACCCATCAACGCTCCTTCAGGCGTCGGGAAAATCAGTGGGACTTGATTGGGGTGAGTTAGGAAATAGTGAGGTAGGCCACTTGAGCCTTGGAGCTGGGCGCATTGTACTGCAATACTCGGCACGCATTGCGCGAGCTATTGAAACAAAAACTTTTTTTGCAAACGAGACGCTCGAGCGAGCAACGGCGCATCTCCAAAAAACAAGTGGCTCGCTACACCTCATCGGCCTTTTAACCTCCGGCACCGTACACGCCAGCTTCCCGCTCCTTATCGCGCTCATTGATTACGCAAAACAGAAGAATATTACGAAGCTGTATTTACATCTTTTTGGTGATGGAAAAGATTCGGGACTGAAAGAGGCTCCTGAGCTACTCGCAAAAGTGCGTAAACATATTGCAGAGAGTGGGGTAGGTGTTATTGCAACATTCGTAGGACGCAACTTTTCAATGGATCGCGACAACAACTGGGACCTTACTGCGCAAGCGTATGCCCTTTTCACGCAAGGCACCGGAGAAAAAATCACAGATCTTGAAGCAACACTGCAGAGCTACTATGCCAAAGGCACGAATGATAATGCCATCCCCCCACTCGTATTGGATGAAAAAGGTATTGTAAAAGACGGCGACGCCATTGTGCTCTTTAACTTCCGCGAAGATAGCATTCGCCAGTTGGGCCAAATGTTTGCACAAGAGCCGTTTGATCGCGTCCCCGTGAAGCGCCCACAGAACACATTCTGCGCACTCATGACTCCGTATTTCGACCAAGAAGGTCTCCCCGTTGTTTTCCCCGCACCGAGTATAAAAAACAACCTCGCGGAATTTCTTAGTTCACAGGGCCTGCGCCAGCTTCATGTCGCAGAAACGCAAAAGTATGCGCATGTCACCTATTTCTTTAATGGCCTCAACAATACACCCTTCCCCGGAGAAGATGACGTGCTTATTGAATCTCATAAGAAAGCAAAAGAACATCCGGAAATGCGCGCAAAAGAAATCGCCGACACGGTGGTAGAAGCGCTTCAGACGGATGAGTATGATTTTATTGTCCTCAATTTTGCCAATGCCGACATCCTCGCTCATGCGGGAGATCTCGAAGGCGCTACCAAGGGCGCCAAACTGATAGATGAAAGCATTGGGCGTATTCGAGATGCTGTGTTGGCACGTAATGGCATTATGATCATTACATCAGATCATGGGAATGCCGAGTCACTTGTATATAAGAGTACTGGTGATATAGAAACGAAACATAATGCGAATCCGGTTCCCTTTTATCTCATCGCGCAAGAATATGCGGGCCAACGCACCATTGATCACCTGAGCGAAACGAAAGGAGACTCAATGGGAGTACTCGGGGATGTCGCGCCAACTATTGTGGCTCTTATGGGCCTTCAAAAGCCACCGGAAATGAGTGGCGACAGCCTCCTTCCCCGCCTTTTCTAA